The Lactobacillus acidophilus DNA segment CAATTACAGATAAATTTGATCTTGATTATATTTACTTATCTTTGCCAGCTTATGATCAAAAGCCAGAGGATAGTGACAAGACTTTTGCGGAATTGTTTAGGCCTGTTTTAGGCGAAGGCACCAAGGAAATTATTGTTGGTGGTGTTGATAGTCCTCAAAAGGCTAGGGATGCAATGAAGTACACTGACTTAGTAGCGGTTGGACGTGAAAATATCATTGATCCATTATTTGCCGAAAAGATTCTGACTGGTCATGAAGATGAAATCATCGATAAAATTACGATTGAGCAGACTAAGAAAAATGGTATGACTCAAGGAATGATTGACAATTTTTCAGCAGCCAGAGTTGGCAATCCACTTACAGGTGATGAAAATATTAAATCACTCCACACAAAGCCAGGTGCCTGGTCTGAAATGACTTATGTTGATAGTGATGAAATGAAGTAAATAAAAAACTAAAGAATTAAGCACAGTTCTGAAGAAATTTTCAGAACTGTTTTTTTATAGATATTCTTAAATTAGCAGCTCAGCTTGAATTTTTTTACTATAATAGAGGGTATCCAAAAATAAGGAATTATAAAAAATAGGATGTGTTATTAAAAAAGTGAACATAGATAAAGATGTCGAAGGAACTAATCAAAATTATCGTGATGCTTATTTTGAATCAGGCCATATATTATTAAAAATCTGGCAAACTATCGTGCTAATTATAGGATGGATTTTTTTCTTTACGCCTTGTGTGATAACAATATCAACCTATCTAGCATATCTGACACGTGGACGATATGGTCACTATTTTTGGTATTACAGTGAAGGATTTGACATGATAAATTTAGTAATAATCTTACTAATATTTGCCTTAGCAATGATAGCCGTTTTTTGTATTTCGTTTAGTTACGTGCAATATCAGCGTGCAAAGGGATTAGTTACTAAATGGCCCATGTATGATATTTCTGAAAATAAAAATAAAAGACAGAATGCTGAAAATTTTATGACCGAACGTTTTGGTGAACCTCAGCTAAGACAGAATGTTAGATATTATGAAGTAGAGCCTGAACAAAATTTGGGTAAGTCTCAATTAAAAGATGTAATTAATAAAGAAGATGATAAAAAGTGAGTTTTCTTAATACGACTGAAGTAATTATAATTACAATTTTAAGTTTATATCCAATTCTTGGGGCGATGTTTTGGTTCTGGGGAGCTGTGGCTTATGTGATTTTTCGGCGTAAAGATGAATTACCCAAGGATAAGAAACTGGATCATGAACCTTTCATTACAATTATGGTCCCGGCTCATAATGAAGAAATAGTGATTGAAAATACGCTGACATATTTATTAACCAAGCTTAATTATCACAATTATGAAGTTCTAGTAATGGATGATGGTAGTACTGATAAGACGCCAGAAATTTTACATAGAATGCAAGAGCAATATTCAAAATTGCGGGTCATTCGAGTTGAGAAAAATTCGGGTAAAGCACATGCTTTTAATATTGGAATGTTTTTCGCAAAAGGCGAATATATTTTAAGTAATGATGCAGATACTGTGCCAGAAAGTGATGTTCTGAATAAATATATGCTCTATTTTACTAGTCCCAAGGGTTTAAACTATGCAGCAATTACAGCTAACATGGATGTTTACAATCGTTCAAGCATTTTAGGCAAATCTCAAACTGTGGAATTTTCTAGTATTGTAGGGATTATTAAACGAAGTCAAACTGCGGTTAATGATACTATGTATGCTTATAGTGGTGCTAATACTATGTATCGACGCGATTTTTTAATTTCAGTTGGCGGATTTAGACAAGATAGAGCAACGGAGGACATTAGTATTGCTTGGGATCATACTTTTAATAATTTAACGCCCAAATTTGCACCTGATATTGTTTTTCATATGAATGTGCCGGAAGGATTAATCGACTTATATCACCAAAGAAAACGGTGGGCTCAAGGTGGAACAGAAGTATGGCTGACCAACTTTGCTAAGGTATTAAAACACCCCTGGAAAAATAGATTTGTTATTCCGATGATGACGGATACAACTTTATCGATTGTTTGGTCGTTTTTTTCTGGATTACAACAATTATCTTTATTATTTCTATGATTTGCTTTGCAGTCGCAGGTAATTGGGAGAGAGTTTATCATGGCATAGTTATGTCCCTGATATATGTTAATTTCCAAATGATTGCAGGTATATTGCAAGTATTAGCAGCACTGATTTTGGACTTTAATGGCGTTAAATTTAAGTATTTGTTATTTGCTCCGATTTATCTGATCTTTACTTGGATAGTTAATCCGTTAACTATTGTGACAACTTTTGTTAGAGCTGTTCAAACAATTATGGGGCATGGAAGCGGTAAGTGGATTAGTCCTAAGCGGAAGGTAGATTAATGGTTAAATTAATATCTATTTTAACGATTGTCTTTATTATCTTCACGATTATTTGTATTCTATTTTGTATTGAAGCTTATTTTCGTTATCGACAAAAAACAGGCATAGATGAAGATAAAAATTATACTAATAATTATAAATATTTTGTTCAAAAAATTTATGATAAGAATGATAAATTAACAGCTTATGAATTATTATTGCGAGAATATAATTATCAAGAAAAGCAGTGGCAATTACCTAAAGATGTAAATAATTTCCCTTTGAATTTAGTAGCTGAAGCTGTTGAAAAACAACATCATCAATTTGCTGATGATGTTGGAATGTTAACGATTAATATGACAGTCAGTCAATTAGCCGATTATCGGGCTGGAAATTTTTTGAATTGGGTGATGGGTGTTCTCCCCAATAAGATTATTGTGCTTGAGTTGGATATTAATGACGTATTGAATTCTAATTTATGGCGACGACGACGCTTAATGAAAGATTTAGAGATTTTGGCACGCAATTATCCTAATATTCAAGTTACGATTGAAGGGGTAAATTCGTCAAAATATCATTATAAAAAATTGATTAAATATTTACCTTGGGTAGATTATATTAAGTTTAATGCATCTGCCTTTAATAAATCTAATGATCATTGGATTGACGTCACCTTAGCTCAATGGCAAAGAAAATTAAAAAAGTATAGTGTCAAAGACGTACTGGCAAGAATCGAAGATGAAAATCAAGCTACCTTAGCCAAGCAATTGAAGGTAAATTATCGTCAAGGTTATCATTATCAAAAGCCACAACAAATTAAATAAGAGTCTGGGAATTTTTCCCGGACTCTTTCTTGTTATATTAATAAATGTCTTCTAATTTGAGTGCTTTTTCCCAGTAATAGCCTTGTTGGAAAATATGCTTGTTGCCGGCAAAACGCTTAGCAATTTCTTTTGATCTAACAGCTTCTATCACTAAATCTAAGTGTTTTTCTTTAGCAAAGGCTGCCCAAGAATCAATAAAACTAATGGTAGTTCCTGAAGAAACATTATCGAAGATAAGTAATGAAAGTTTAATCACACTGATCTGATTAACATGATGATTGACAAAACTAAAACTATTACTACCGGAATCAACATCGTCTAAAGCAATTTTAAATCCAATATCATTAATTCTTTGAAAAGCGCAATCGAATTGGCGATTCCCAATATTTCCAGCTTGTAATTGACGCTCAGTAATTTCAATAATTACCTTTTGACCATATTTATCATAAATTCGTCTTAAGAATTCCCATACGCTTGGATAAGCGAATTGAATGGGTTCAACATTTAAATTTACATGAATATTGGGATGAAGGGAAAATAGATTTTTTAATGACTTTTCTTCTATTTGGATCCATTTTTGATTATCTTCCTCAGTACTAATGATTCTGAAAAAATCATGATTAGGGAATTGGTCGTTTTCATCACGTAATAACATCTCGTAGTGGTCAACTTTATGATTCATGTTTTGATCTATCTGAAAAATAGGTTGAAACACATTATGCCACTTATACATTTTTTCTCCTTTCAATTACTTAAGGTGAGCAAGATCCTATGAATATTATTTTACCTAAAAGTAAACTTAGTCGTATCTTTATAATCTATTATAATTGAAATCTGTTAGTTCGATAGAATAATCATTTTGGTTAACCAATTAGGATTTTTGCTCGACCTGTCTTTTTTGCTTGATAAACTAACTCATCGGCTCTTTCAAGGGTTTTAGTGAACTTTTCATTATTATGATGCTCGGTTAAACCACCTGAGAAAGAGAAAAAGATTTTTTGTCCTTCATCTGTTATAACGGGATGCTTTGAGTAATATTTATTGATACTATTAAGGATTTTAATAATTTTAGTATTATCTTTAGTTTTAATTAAGATGGTGAATTCTTCACCGCCAAAGCGATATACAGCACAATGAGGATCAA contains these protein-coding regions:
- a CDS encoding EAL domain-containing protein — translated: MVKLISILTIVFIIFTIICILFCIEAYFRYRQKTGIDEDKNYTNNYKYFVQKIYDKNDKLTAYELLLREYNYQEKQWQLPKDVNNFPLNLVAEAVEKQHHQFADDVGMLTINMTVSQLADYRAGNFLNWVMGVLPNKIIVLELDINDVLNSNLWRRRRLMKDLEILARNYPNIQVTIEGVNSSKYHYKKLIKYLPWVDYIKFNASAFNKSNDHWIDVTLAQWQRKLKKYSVKDVLARIEDENQATLAKQLKVNYRQGYHYQKPQQIK
- a CDS encoding EAL domain-containing protein, with the translated sequence MYKWHNVFQPIFQIDQNMNHKVDHYEMLLRDENDQFPNHDFFRIISTEEDNQKWIQIEEKSLKNLFSLHPNIHVNLNVEPIQFAYPSVWEFLRRIYDKYGQKVIIEITERQLQAGNIGNRQFDCAFQRINDIGFKIALDDVDSGSNSFSFVNHHVNQISVIKLSLLIFDNVSSGTTISFIDSWAAFAKEKHLDLVIEAVRSKEIAKRFAGNKHIFQQGYYWEKALKLEDIY